A window of the Lactuca sativa cultivar Salinas chromosome 5, Lsat_Salinas_v11, whole genome shotgun sequence genome harbors these coding sequences:
- the LOC111910054 gene encoding uncharacterized protein LOC111910054 codes for MVSERRFDTLLEVFVAVISGADQLITSAGLLLLILRFLYCHCGYLFIVNMAGKDDSLQSISTRLDGKNYTYWSYVMKNFLRGKNMWGYVTGKKKKAKPLVPQTENYDLLLDAWETDNSKVITWINNSITQSIGMQLAKYDTAKEDRLALTESKELKDFQPYIARREEQRLVQFLMALRSDFEDLRGTILHHSPLPSVDSVVHELIAEETRIKSHADKGFKTSSIPTPAPVVLACPLLVNKGKSGQPQSGQQNRSGQQKFQPRSSGTPPWTSRPPKFVVAVVPPVDTESVGNMPPSALDPKVFKSFIQYLASNPTAMSASMAYSGPSSSDTSGIPSSLWILDSGATHHITPHLSSFASLSQVSSISVKSASDTSMLVEGVGINTPRSGCKLAKFSALPFNKSMSCSTAPFDIIHSNVWGPATVSTKGGSTYYVSFIDDYTRYTWVYLMKRRSDFFDIYSNFRALVKTQHSVVIKCFRCDLGGEYTSNDFTQLLASDGTIHQSSCTDTPQQNGVAERKHCHIVETACSLLLSAQECLLLRSCMVIYQSTLPYEFLDVLVLFFVLILKGTSWGRNLLFVYFWAHNVTQSDLLHIDPYDEDIEARDSFMSHDSSAHDTPTSSEGASYPPVPEPDPPIIEIEDPPPPPPLRRSSRPFKSTKLQDFSYSTYSGPFASFIASIHLSEPESYKEVVLDPLWQNAMAEELTALHQTHTWDLVSLPPGKHTIGCRWVYKIKTKVDGSVERYKARLVAKGYSQ; via the exons atggtatcagagcggaGGTTCGATACGTTGTTAGAAGTCTTTGTAGCAGTCATCAGTGGCGCGGATCAATTGATTACTTCCGCTGGTTTGTTACTCCTTATTCTCAGATTCTTATACTGTCATTGTGGTTATTTATTCATTGTCAACATGGCTGGAAAGGATGATTCCCTTCAGTCAATCAGTACTCGTTTGGATGGAAAGAATTATACGTATTGGAGTTACGTTATGAAGAACTTCCTTCGTGGGAAGAATATGTGGGGCTATGTcactggaaaaaaaaaaaaagcaaaacccTTAGTGCCTCAAACTGAGAATTATGATTTGTTGCTTGATGCATGGGAGACTGATAACTCCAAGGTCATTACTTGGATCAATAACTCTATTACTCAGTCTATTGGTATGCAGTTGGCTAAATATGACACAGCAAAAGAA GATCGATTGGCTCTTACTGAATCTAAAGAGTTAAAAGATTTCCAGCCTTACATTGCTAGGAGGGAAGAACAACGCTTGGTCCAGTTCTTGATGGCCTTGCGTTCTGATTTTGAAGACCTACGTGGAACCATTCTTCATCACTCTCCTCTTCCCTCAGTGGATTCTGTTGTCCATGAGTTAATTGCAGAAGAGACCCGTATCAAGTCTCATGCGGATAAAGGTTTTAAAACAAGCTCTATTCCTACTCCCGCTCCTGTTGTGCTTGCT TGTCCATTGTTAGTCAACAAGGGTAAATCTGGTCAACCTCAGTCAGGGCAACAAAATAGGTCTGGTCAACAGAAGTTTCAGCCACGTTCCTCTGGTACACCTCCATGGACCTCTCGTCCTCCGAagtttgttgttgctgttgtgcCACCAGTTGACACAGAATCTGTTGGAAACATGCCACCATCTGCATTGGATCCCAAAGTGTTTAAGAGTTTCATACAATATTTGGCCTCTAATCCCACTGCCATGTCTGCGTCTATGGCTTATTCTGGGCCTTCTTCATCTGATACATCAGGTATTCCCTCATCTTTGTGGATTTTAGATTCTGGTGCAACTCATCATATCACTCCTCATTTGTCATCATTTGCTTCTTTGTCGCAAGTGTCATCTATTTCTGTTAAGTCTGCTAGTGATACATCTATGCTAGTTGAGGGTGTTGG GATCAACACACCTAGAAG TGGCTGTAAACTGGCAAAATTCTCTGCTTTACCCTTCAATAAAAGTATGTCTTGTTCTACTGCTCCTTTTGACATTATTCATTCTAATGTGTGGGGTCCGGCAACAGTATCCACAAAGGGTGGGTCAACCTATTATGTatcttttatagatgattatactCGATATACATGGGTTTATCTTATGAAACGCAGATCTGATTTCTTTGATATTTACAGCAATTTTAGAGCTCTTGTTAAAACTCAACATTCGGTTGTGATTAAGTGCTTCAGGTGTGACTTAGGGGGTGAATATACCTCTAATGATTTCACTCAGTTACTTGCTTCTGATGGTACCATACACCAGTCTTCGTGTACTGACACAcctcagcaaaatggtgttgcAGAACGAAAACATTGTCATATTGTTGAGACTGCCTGCTCATTGCTTCTGTCTGCAcag GAATGTCTCCTTTTGAGAAGCTGTatggtcatctaccagagtaCTCTTCCTTACGAGTTTTTGGATGTACTTGTTTTGTTCTTCGTCCTCATATTGAAAGGAACAAGTTGGGGCCGAAATCTGCTATTTGTGTATTTTTGGG CCCACAATGTAACACAGTCTGATCTTTTGCATATTGATCCTTATGATGAAGATATAGAGGCTCGAGATTCATTTATGTCACATGATTCCTCAGCTCATGACACACCCACCTCTTCAGAGGGTGCCTCGTATCCACCTGTTCCTGAGCCTGATCCTCCGATTATTGAAATCGAggatccacctccaccaccaccccttaGGAGATCTTCTCGTCCTTTCAAATCCACCAAGCTACAAGATTTTTCTTACTCTACATATTCAGGACCGTTTGCTTCATTTATAGCAAGCATTCATCTTTCTGAACCTGAATCATATAAAGAAGTTGTTTTAGATCCTCTTTGGCAGAATGCTATGGCTGAAGAACTCACTGCTCTCCATCAGACTCATACATGGGATTTGGTTTCTCTTCCTCCTGGGAAACATACGATAGGTTGTCGTTGGGTGTACAAGATAAAGACTAAAGTTGATGGTTCTGTTGAACGGTACAAGGCTAGACTTGTAGCAAAAGGATATTCCCAATAG